Proteins encoded together in one Bos indicus isolate NIAB-ARS_2022 breed Sahiwal x Tharparkar chromosome 25, NIAB-ARS_B.indTharparkar_mat_pri_1.0, whole genome shotgun sequence window:
- the PDAP1 gene encoding 28 kDa heat- and acid-stable phosphoprotein, producing the protein MPKGGRKGGHKGRARQYTSPEEIDAQLQAEKQKAREEEEQGEEGGDGAAGDPKKEKKSLDSDESEDEEDDYQQKRKGVEGLIDIENPNRVAQTTKKVTQLDLDGPKELSRREREEIEKQKAKERYMKMHLAGKTEQAKADLARLAIIRKQREEAARKKEEERKAKDDATLSGKRMQSLSLNK; encoded by the exons GGAGAAAGGGAGGCCACAAAGGCCGGGCCCGGCAATACACGAGCCCCGAGGAGATTGATGCGCAGCTCCAGGCTGAAAAGCAGAAGGCCCGG GAAGAAGAGGAACaaggagaagaaggtggagaTGGGGCTGCAGGTGacccaaaaaaagagaagaaatcccTAGATTCAGATGAGAGCGAGGATGAAGAAGATGATTACCAG CAAAAGCGCAAAGGCGTGGAAGGGCTCATCGACATTGAAAACCCCAACCGGGTGGCACAGACAACCaaaaaagtcacacagctggaccTGGACGGGCCCAAGGAACTGTCACGGAGAGAGAG AGAAGAAATTGAGAAGCAGAAAGCGAAAGAGCGTTACATGAAGATGCATTTAGCGGGGAAGACAGAGCAAGCCAAGGCTGACCTTGCCCGGCTGGCGATCATCCGAAAACAGCGGGAAGAGGCtgccaggaagaaggaagaagagaggaaag CAAAAGATGATGCAACCTTGTCAGGAAAACGAATGCAGTCTCTCTCCCTGAACAAGTAG